In Allocoprobacillus halotolerans, a genomic segment contains:
- a CDS encoding metallophosphoesterase family protein encodes MNHVDLWPGCLIFQGQKTVFVPMREKQDYIKLLSSIEQNNDLFEDYHEYENDAYFIQLSDLHLGKDKRQKGLARLYASLDELLPRLPSLWPVNILITGDLMESPNRRNMYLANDFMNSLKKRYKANITFILGNHDVIVHGFNFARMQKSKVIAYLLGENIKVLEKEKIIIIKMDTTSEGNLARGKVGQRQLIEIDDELSAIDHLEDYTLLVMLHHHVYPIDKAQFIKTKWHEKTFINRIVETSKVLVDAPILIDWLQKRRIHYVFHGHKHLPFLEKLMVVIILEREVLRVA; translated from the coding sequence TTGAACCATGTAGATTTATGGCCGGGATGTTTGATTTTTCAAGGACAAAAGACAGTGTTTGTGCCAATGAGAGAAAAGCAGGATTATATAAAATTATTATCTTCTATTGAACAAAATAATGATTTATTTGAAGATTATCATGAATATGAAAATGATGCTTATTTTATTCAACTGAGTGATTTGCATTTAGGAAAAGATAAGCGTCAAAAAGGATTGGCACGTCTTTATGCGTCATTGGATGAACTATTGCCAAGATTACCATCATTATGGCCTGTTAATATTTTAATTACAGGCGATTTAATGGAATCACCGAATCGTCGTAATATGTATTTGGCAAATGATTTTATGAATAGTTTAAAGAAGCGTTATAAAGCCAATATCACTTTTATATTAGGTAATCATGATGTGATTGTTCATGGTTTTAATTTTGCGAGAATGCAAAAAAGTAAAGTGATTGCTTATTTGTTAGGGGAAAATATTAAGGTTTTAGAAAAAGAGAAAATTATTATTATTAAAATGGATACAACCAGTGAAGGAAATCTAGCTAGAGGGAAAGTTGGTCAAAGACAGTTGATTGAAATTGATGATGAATTATCTGCTATTGATCACCTTGAAGATTATACTTTACTTGTGATGTTGCATCATCATGTCTATCCCATTGATAAAGCACAGTTTATTAAAACCAAATGGCATGAAAAAACGTTTATCAATCGTATCGTGGAAACTTCTAAAGTTTTAGTTGATGCACCAATTCTTATTGATTGGCTACAAAAAAGACGTATTCATTATGTTTTTCATGGTCATAAGCATCTACCTTTTTTAGAGAAGTTGATGGTTGTTATTATATTGGAGCGGGAAGTGCTACGGGTGGCTTAA
- a CDS encoding redox-sensing transcriptional repressor Rex → MNNHGKKHKISKATMSRFPVYLKALRNMQHEGKNNFLSSELSEATGILDTTIRRDFSFLTSKESLGKRGIGYDTKDIINILNNVLGLGLDESIILIGVGNLGSAILKYNRWQYTVGKIVCGYDLDQNKVGERFGVKLHHIDDLEKTFPEGCKIAILAISENVQETVDRLMDLGIKGIVDFTHTHFTVHHDVVVQTVDVVVAIQELVLKMHVNDE, encoded by the coding sequence GTGAATAATCATGGAAAAAAACATAAAATTTCAAAAGCAACGATGTCACGTTTCCCAGTTTATTTAAAAGCTTTGCGCAATATGCAACATGAAGGGAAAAATAATTTTTTATCGAGTGAACTATCTGAAGCAACGGGTATTTTAGATACCACAATCCGTCGTGATTTTAGCTTTTTAACAAGCAAAGAATCATTAGGAAAGCGTGGCATTGGTTATGATACCAAAGATATTATCAATATCTTGAATAATGTTTTGGGGTTAGGTTTGGATGAATCTATTATTTTAATTGGTGTAGGAAACTTAGGTAGTGCGATTTTAAAGTATAATCGTTGGCAATATACGGTTGGAAAAATTGTCTGTGGCTATGACTTGGATCAAAATAAAGTCGGTGAACGTTTTGGTGTGAAACTTCATCATATTGATGATTTAGAAAAAACATTTCCTGAAGGATGTAAAATTGCAATTTTAGCGATTAGTGAAAATGTTCAAGAAACAGTGGATCGTTTAATGGATTTAGGCATTAAAGGCATTGTTGATTTTACACATACACATTTTACAGTTCATCATGATGTGGTTGTACAAACTGTGGATGTGGTTGTAGCCATTCAGGAACTAGTTTTAAAAATGCATGTCAATGATGAATAA
- the tsaD gene encoding tRNA (adenosine(37)-N6)-threonylcarbamoyltransferase complex transferase subunit TsaD, translating into MSLILAIESSCDEMAVAILKNRRELLCNVVASQIDTHRMFGGVVPEIASRMHVECVSTVLKTALSQAQVNMQDIDAIAVTKGPGLVGSLHVGMQAAKTLALAYHKPLIGVHHIAGHIYANELVEDIQYPCLCLVVSGGHSELVYMKHEFSFEVIGQTLDDAIGEAYDKVGRVLHLPYPGGPVIDRMAKEGKHSYQLPLPMNDDSYNFSFSGLKSAVINLCHNATQRGEDIVPEDLACSFQEVAIDVLVSKTLKAAKDYQVKEIIVAGGVSANQGLRETLTKRSDIPVLFPPMSYCTDNAAMIASAARVMFKHQQFSSLDLMVKPSYDLEEESLGE; encoded by the coding sequence ATGAGTCTTATTTTAGCTATTGAATCAAGCTGTGATGAAATGGCTGTTGCGATTTTAAAAAATCGTCGTGAATTATTATGCAATGTTGTAGCATCACAAATTGATACCCATCGTATGTTTGGAGGCGTTGTACCAGAAATTGCTAGTCGTATGCATGTTGAATGTGTATCGACAGTTTTAAAAACAGCTTTGTCACAAGCTCAGGTCAATATGCAAGATATTGATGCGATTGCAGTGACAAAAGGACCAGGCCTTGTTGGTTCATTACATGTCGGTATGCAGGCAGCTAAAACACTCGCTCTAGCATATCATAAACCATTAATTGGTGTGCATCATATTGCTGGACATATTTATGCCAATGAACTTGTTGAAGATATTCAATATCCATGTTTATGTCTAGTCGTGAGTGGTGGACACAGTGAGCTTGTTTATATGAAACATGAATTTTCATTTGAAGTCATTGGTCAAACTTTAGATGATGCGATTGGTGAAGCTTATGATAAAGTGGGACGTGTTTTACATTTGCCTTATCCTGGTGGACCGGTCATTGATCGTATGGCAAAAGAGGGAAAACATAGTTATCAATTGCCTTTACCAATGAATGATGACAGCTATAACTTTTCTTTTAGTGGATTAAAATCAGCAGTCATCAATCTTTGTCATAATGCTACCCAACGTGGAGAAGATATTGTTCCAGAAGATTTAGCGTGTTCATTTCAAGAAGTTGCGATTGATGTGCTTGTTTCAAAAACACTGAAAGCTGCTAAAGATTATCAGGTCAAAGAAATTATTGTGGCTGGGGGTGTCAGTGCGAATCAAGGACTAAGAGAAACACTGACAAAACGTAGTGATATTCCAGTTTTATTTCCACCGATGTCTTATTGTACAGATAATGCAGCCATGATTGCTTCAGCTGCGCGTGTGATGTTTAAACATCAACAATTTTCTTCACTTGACTTAATGGTCAAACCATCATATGATTTAGAAGAAGAAAGTCTTGGTGAATAA
- the asnS gene encoding asparagine--tRNA ligase has product MFEFMTVRELYEIILSGEDFETEGLEYVELDGWVRTNRDNGKVGFIALNDGTYFRNCQIVYLQESLTNYDEVKHISTGSAIRVLGKLKLTPQAKQPFEIEATQVVVEGACDDDFPLQKKRHSFEYMREIPHLRPRANTFYAIFRLRSVLSMAIHEFFQSQGFVYVHTPIITGNDGEGAGEMFRATTIDNTEFDKDFFGKEAFLTVTGQLHVEAFCMAFRDVYTFGPAFRAENSNTSRHASEFWMIEPEIAFADLEDDMDLIEDMVKYCIDYVLENAPEEMKFFEQMIDKECIQRITHVRNSDFKRMTYTEAIELLKQADVKFENKVEWGMDLNSEHERYICEKVVGGPVFLTDYPKEIKAFYMRLNDDGKTVAACDLLVPGIGELVGGSQREERYDVLEKIMDEKQMSKEGLQWYMDLRRFGGCKHAGFGLGFDRFLMYLTGMQNIRDVEPFPRTPRNLKF; this is encoded by the coding sequence ATGTTTGAATTTATGACGGTAAGAGAATTATATGAGATTATTTTATCTGGAGAAGATTTTGAAACAGAAGGTTTAGAATATGTCGAATTAGATGGATGGGTACGTACAAATCGTGATAATGGAAAAGTTGGATTTATCGCATTAAACGATGGAACATATTTTAGAAATTGCCAGATTGTTTATTTACAGGAAAGTTTAACAAATTATGATGAAGTGAAACATATTAGTACGGGAAGTGCTATTCGTGTTTTAGGAAAATTAAAATTGACACCACAAGCTAAACAACCTTTTGAAATTGAAGCCACACAAGTGGTTGTAGAAGGAGCGTGTGATGATGATTTCCCTTTGCAAAAGAAAAGACATTCTTTTGAATATATGCGTGAAATTCCACATCTTCGTCCACGTGCCAATACATTCTATGCAATTTTTAGATTAAGAAGTGTATTATCTATGGCAATTCATGAATTTTTCCAATCACAAGGCTTTGTTTATGTACATACACCAATTATTACAGGAAATGATGGTGAAGGTGCAGGAGAAATGTTTAGAGCGACAACAATTGATAACACTGAATTTGATAAAGATTTCTTTGGCAAAGAAGCTTTCTTGACTGTGACAGGACAATTACATGTGGAAGCGTTTTGTATGGCTTTTAGAGATGTTTATACATTTGGACCAGCTTTTAGAGCTGAAAATTCAAATACATCACGTCATGCCAGTGAATTTTGGATGATTGAACCAGAAATTGCTTTTGCAGATTTGGAAGATGATATGGATTTAATTGAAGATATGGTGAAATACTGTATTGATTATGTTTTAGAAAATGCTCCAGAAGAAATGAAATTCTTTGAACAAATGATTGATAAAGAATGTATTCAAAGAATTACACATGTGAGAAACAGTGATTTTAAACGTATGACTTATACAGAAGCCATTGAACTTTTAAAACAGGCTGATGTGAAATTTGAAAATAAAGTTGAATGGGGTATGGACCTCAATAGTGAGCATGAACGTTATATTTGTGAAAAAGTTGTTGGTGGACCTGTTTTCTTAACAGATTATCCTAAAGAAATTAAAGCGTTCTATATGCGTCTTAACGATGATGGAAAAACAGTGGCAGCTTGCGACTTGCTTGTTCCTGGTATTGGTGAATTGGTTGGTGGAAGTCAACGTGAAGAAAGATATGATGTTCTTGAAAAAATCATGGATGAAAAACAAATGTCTAAAGAAGGTCTTCAATGGTATATGGATTTAAGAAGATTTGGTGGATGTAAACATGCTGGATTTGGTCTAGGATTTGATCGTTTCTTAATGTATTTAACAGGTATGCAAAACATTCGTGATGTTGAACCATTCCCAAGAACACCAAGAAATTTAAAATTTTAA
- a CDS encoding D-2-hydroxyacid dehydrogenase produces the protein MKLVDRMKDEELGTALLYNFTKGYGKPVPLELYDVVLPLLYHDLVRDQILSYTSLQECVYQCVQQEKHFKQHLLEQIEEDKTMTSKALGVAMIQHILKFEIVETSMCGVALPTDILDLNEAIHLGQLFQNVSLEDFMTLLSQEDVHIVVLQSASVGKDVDLSKICSLGQVTMYEDTKQSEIRGRILNADIVITNKNVMNKDVLEGLKHLKLICLFATGTNNVDLKYCQEHHIKVANVKDYSTTTVAQHTLALLMHLIEKNVTYDHFVKSKAYCHGEYFSYFDDVFHDVSSMTWGIVGLGHIGRAVAGIASAMGARVQYYSTSGKNATSDYQQVDFDTLLKTSDIITIHAPLNEQTHYLFDEIALRKMKDSAYLINVGRGGIIEEKALVKVLNEGHLAGVGLDVFEHEPLLEDDVIYQIQEMNKVIFTPHIAWGSIEARQRCVNEVYENILAFLKGEERNIVNNG, from the coding sequence ATGAAATTAGTAGATAGAATGAAAGATGAAGAATTAGGAACAGCCTTGCTTTATAATTTTACAAAAGGATATGGGAAACCCGTGCCTTTAGAATTATATGATGTTGTTTTACCACTTCTTTATCATGATTTAGTCAGAGATCAGATTTTATCTTATACATCACTTCAAGAATGTGTTTATCAATGTGTCCAGCAAGAAAAACATTTTAAACAACACCTCTTAGAACAAATTGAAGAGGATAAAACAATGACTTCTAAAGCTTTAGGAGTGGCGATGATTCAACATATTTTAAAATTTGAAATCGTTGAGACTTCAATGTGTGGAGTGGCCTTACCAACAGATATTTTAGATTTAAATGAAGCCATTCATTTAGGACAGTTATTTCAAAATGTATCATTAGAAGATTTTATGACATTGTTGTCTCAAGAAGATGTTCATATTGTTGTTTTACAAAGTGCATCAGTCGGTAAAGATGTAGATTTATCAAAGATTTGTTCATTAGGACAAGTGACAATGTATGAAGATACAAAACAATCAGAAATCAGAGGACGTATTTTAAATGCCGATATTGTCATTACTAATAAAAATGTGATGAATAAAGACGTTTTAGAAGGTTTAAAACATTTAAAACTCATTTGCTTATTTGCGACAGGAACAAATAATGTAGATTTAAAATATTGTCAAGAACATCATATAAAGGTGGCCAATGTAAAAGATTATTCTACCACAACAGTAGCTCAACATACTTTGGCTTTATTAATGCATTTGATTGAAAAAAATGTTACTTATGATCACTTTGTCAAATCAAAAGCATATTGCCATGGTGAGTATTTTAGTTATTTTGATGATGTTTTTCATGATGTCTCATCTATGACTTGGGGGATTGTTGGTTTAGGGCATATTGGACGTGCTGTAGCTGGGATTGCTAGTGCTATGGGAGCAAGAGTCCAATATTATTCAACAAGTGGAAAAAATGCTACAAGTGATTATCAACAAGTTGATTTTGATACTTTATTAAAAACATCTGATATTATTACCATTCATGCTCCATTAAATGAACAGACGCATTATTTATTTGATGAAATAGCTTTAAGAAAAATGAAAGATTCAGCTTATTTAATTAATGTTGGACGTGGAGGTATTATTGAAGAAAAGGCTTTAGTAAAAGTTTTAAATGAAGGTCATTTAGCTGGTGTTGGTTTGGATGTATTTGAACATGAACCATTATTAGAAGATGATGTTATTTATCAAATTCAAGAGATGAATAAAGTGATTTTTACACCACATATTGCCTGGGGATCTATTGAAGCTAGACAAAGATGTGTGAATGAAGTCTATGAAAATATTTTAGCATTTTTAAAAGGTGAAGAAAGAAATATTGTCAATAACGGATAA